Proteins encoded in a region of the Candidatus Nitrosomarinus catalina genome:
- a CDS encoding indole-3-glycerol phosphate synthase TrpC, producing MAENILKKLVNNSQMAIDDGVYDVDVNLQKSNQDFQQIIKLNSHATLLTEVKFSSPSLGKIRTIGDPSSIAKQMIEGGSKALSVLTQPHLFNGSPDYFVQVRQSVDVPLLMKDIMIDKIQIDTAKKIGADYMLVIQSLFDQKFLNDIDDFIAYGHKQGLNVLLEVHTKEEFQNALKTEADIIGINNRNLDTLEIDLKTTELVLSGYEKSRIILSESGINTSEDIQYLKKCGADAFLIGSSIMKSDNIVEQVRKLVNSY from the coding sequence ATGGCTGAAAATATTTTAAAAAAATTAGTTAACAATTCTCAAATGGCAATTGATGATGGAGTTTATGATGTTGATGTAAATTTACAAAAATCTAATCAAGATTTTCAACAAATTATTAAATTAAATTCTCACGCAACATTGCTTACTGAAGTAAAATTTTCATCACCTTCATTAGGAAAAATTAGAACAATTGGTGATCCTAGTAGTATTGCTAAACAGATGATTGAAGGCGGTTCTAAAGCATTATCTGTTTTAACTCAACCGCATTTGTTTAATGGATCTCCAGATTATTTTGTACAAGTAAGACAATCCGTTGACGTTCCACTATTGATGAAAGATATTATGATTGATAAAATCCAAATTGACACTGCAAAAAAAATAGGTGCTGATTACATGTTGGTAATTCAGTCTCTTTTTGATCAAAAATTTCTTAATGATATTGATGATTTTATTGCATATGGGCATAAACAAGGTTTGAATGTATTGCTGGAAGTTCATACTAAAGAAGAATTTCAAAATGCATTAAAAACTGAAGCTGACATTATTGGAATCAATAATAGAAATTTGGATACTTTGGAAATTGATCTTAAAACTACTGAATTAGTTTTATCTGGATATGAAAAATCTCGAATAATTTTATCTGAAAGTGGAATTAACACCTCTGAAGACATTCAATACTTAAAAAAGTGTGGAGCTGATGCATTTTTGATAGGTTCAAGTATAATGAAAAGTGATAATATTGTAGAGCAGGTAAGAAAATTGGTGAACTCATATTGA
- a CDS encoding helicase C-terminal domain-containing protein — MLSLIEKFPDQFTPRQIQKNIINEIESNLKSGFKKIVISAPTGVGKSLVGATVSNYFDSSFTVTASKNLQDQYIKDIPFLKPVKGKQNFPCLKLMAAEKVENDRRAMRWGLTCDKGQCQERVNRNGKEVVKVCDFKPTIKQIEDNTQDSVSCHYYLQKYDALVSKHSLWNYHAFFTIMKFNKKLFEDYLDRKVTVFDEAHKIEDQIIQFVGFDIFAGQVDECNLNTEKYNFTDLDSMIQLTDDIAFSYAKKIKDIKESPVFQNNPDFELITGLERRYDRAAQAKIDIIADKDNFIVNDPVKDINGNFRTISVKPIDVSKFAHEFFDTEYQIFMSATIDHSSFCENMGLEKDDVAFVDTPKSPFPIEHRKIDLMNIRRLSYGSTEEDELEVIKTIDRILDEHSDERGLILTSSIPRCQKIIRYLSPKNTKRIRLCHSKNKDDKTQDEVISEHSLDPTGVLLSSSLWEGVDLKDDLSRFQIIAKVPYPNYTEKRTKAKMNKFPLWYTSQTLTKLLQGFGRSIRSDKDWAKTYVLDTAVNNVFFKAQQMIPKAYHDVLGMDEP, encoded by the coding sequence ATCCTGTCTCTTATAGAAAAATTTCCCGATCAATTTACACCTAGACAAATTCAAAAAAACATAATCAATGAAATTGAATCAAATTTGAAATCTGGATTTAAAAAAATTGTTATTTCTGCTCCTACTGGTGTTGGAAAGTCTTTAGTTGGTGCAACTGTTTCAAACTATTTTGATAGTTCATTTACTGTAACTGCATCAAAAAATCTACAAGATCAATATATCAAAGACATTCCATTTTTAAAACCTGTAAAAGGTAAGCAGAATTTTCCTTGTTTGAAATTAATGGCTGCAGAAAAAGTTGAGAATGATCGAAGAGCAATGCGATGGGGTTTAACTTGTGATAAAGGTCAATGTCAGGAAAGAGTGAATAGAAATGGAAAAGAGGTTGTTAAAGTCTGCGATTTTAAACCTACAATTAAACAAATTGAAGATAATACTCAGGATTCAGTATCATGTCATTATTATCTTCAAAAATATGATGCACTAGTTTCAAAACATTCGTTGTGGAATTACCATGCATTTTTTACAATAATGAAATTTAATAAAAAATTATTTGAGGACTATTTAGATAGAAAAGTTACTGTATTTGATGAGGCTCACAAGATTGAGGATCAGATAATTCAGTTTGTTGGATTTGACATTTTTGCTGGACAAGTAGATGAATGTAATTTGAATACTGAAAAATACAACTTTACTGATTTAGATTCGATGATCCAACTAACTGATGATATTGCATTTTCGTATGCTAAAAAAATTAAAGATATCAAAGAAAGTCCTGTATTTCAAAATAATCCTGATTTTGAATTAATTACGGGATTGGAAAGACGTTATGATAGAGCTGCTCAGGCTAAAATTGATATTATTGCAGATAAGGATAATTTCATCGTTAATGACCCTGTGAAAGACATCAATGGTAACTTTAGAACCATTTCTGTAAAACCTATTGACGTTTCAAAATTTGCACATGAATTCTTTGATACTGAATACCAAATTTTTATGTCTGCAACAATTGATCATTCCAGTTTCTGTGAAAATATGGGACTTGAAAAAGACGATGTTGCTTTTGTAGATACTCCTAAATCTCCATTTCCAATTGAACATAGAAAAATTGATCTAATGAATATTCGAAGATTAAGTTATGGTTCAACGGAAGAAGATGAATTAGAAGTAATTAAAACAATTGACAGAATTTTAGATGAACACTCTGATGAACGTGGATTAATTTTAACATCATCAATTCCAAGATGTCAAAAAATTATTCGATATCTATCTCCTAAAAATACTAAAAGAATTCGTCTATGTCATAGTAAAAATAAAGATGATAAAACACAAGATGAAGTAATTTCTGAACATTCTTTGGATCCAACTGGTGTTTTACTGTCTTCATCACTATGGGAAGGTGTTGATCTTAAAGATGATTTATCCCGTTTTCAAATTATTGCTAAAGTGCCATACCCAAATTATACTGAAAAACGAACAAAGGCAAAAATGAACAAGTTTCCCTTATGGTATACTTCTCAAACATTAACAAAACTGTTACAAGGTTTTGGTCGTTCTATTCGAAGTGATAAAGATTGGGCAAAAACATATGTTTTGGATACGGCTGTAAATAACGTCTTTTTTAAGGCTCAACAAATGATACCTAAGGCATATCATGATGTTTTAGGTATGGATGAACCTTAA
- a CDS encoding protein-disulfide isomerase, which yields MGRKERKEREIKRENYATKHSAEKRKQTLIAVGVLGVIAVIVGYAGFLFLTMTVEAPGGPENAGALGSDHSHAAILVKIFGDEFDFSAPAYQIKSPWIHFESRDGSTIHKHATGVELEYLFNSLSIGLDEQCYIFPDGKSFCTNEEYSLKYFINGERVSDIRAYEIMEDDKILITFGGETDEQVQEYLKQLENQEIIK from the coding sequence ATGGGTCGAAAAGAAAGAAAAGAACGTGAAATAAAGCGTGAAAATTATGCTACTAAACACTCTGCAGAAAAAAGAAAACAGACCCTGATTGCAGTAGGTGTTTTAGGAGTTATTGCGGTAATTGTCGGATATGCCGGATTTTTGTTTTTGACCATGACTGTAGAAGCTCCTGGAGGTCCTGAAAATGCAGGAGCATTAGGAAGTGACCATTCACATGCAGCAATTTTAGTGAAAATATTTGGTGATGAATTTGATTTTTCAGCACCAGCTTATCAGATTAAATCCCCATGGATACACTTTGAGTCTCGAGATGGTTCAACCATTCACAAACACGCTACGGGTGTAGAGTTGGAATATTTGTTTAATTCATTATCAATAGGATTAGATGAACAATGTTACATATTTCCAGATGGAAAATCATTTTGTACTAATGAGGAATATTCGTTGAAGTATTTCATCAATGGTGAGAGAGTTTCAGATATCAGAGCATATGAAATAATGGAAGATGACAAAATTTTGATAACATTTGGTGGAGAAACAGATGAACAAGTTCAAGAATACTTGAAACAGTTAGAAAATCAAGAAATTATTAAATAG
- the ilvD gene encoding dihydroxy-acid dehydratase, with protein sequence MEISSRNVVEGTARSPHRAMYKAMGLDDDDLSKQFIGVCHTGNEATPCNIHLPQLALEAKRGVSDTGATPREFSTIAVSDGIAMGHEGMKSSLVSREIIADSIEVMVRAHQYDALVGIAGCDKSLPGTMMAMARLNIPSVFVYGGTIKPGMLDGKELTVVDVYEAVGAYDAGKLSLEDLKNIENVACPNAGSCGGMFTANTMASISEAIGLALPGSASPPAEDNRRNNVVYDTGVACAKLLEMNIRPKEILTFEAFENAIMMLNSVGGSTNGILHLLALANEVNIDLTYDDFERIRKKTPHLADMKPGGNYVMESLDRIGGIPFVLKKLLDKGLLNEDCITVTGKTIKENLNSFKFPSAEQNIVRTIENPLHEVGTAVILKGSLAPEGAVIKTAGVEMTKFTGNAKVYDREELAFDSVSKGEIDEGDVVVIRYEGPKGGPGMREMLATTAALVGQGLGKKVAMVTDGRFSGGTRGFMVGHVAPEAYVGGPIALVKNGDKITIDTETNIIDLHVSNEELESRKKDWKKPEANYTTGALAKFATLVGSAANGAVTYANP encoded by the coding sequence ATGGAAATATCTAGCAGAAATGTTGTAGAAGGTACAGCTAGATCACCACACAGAGCTATGTACAAGGCTATGGGACTTGATGATGATGATTTATCAAAACAATTTATCGGCGTATGCCATACAGGTAATGAAGCAACTCCATGTAATATTCATCTTCCACAATTAGCTTTAGAAGCTAAACGCGGAGTATCAGATACAGGTGCGACACCTAGAGAATTTTCAACAATTGCAGTAAGTGATGGTATTGCAATGGGTCATGAAGGTATGAAATCATCACTAGTTTCTAGAGAAATAATTGCAGATTCAATTGAAGTGATGGTTAGAGCACATCAATACGATGCATTAGTGGGAATTGCAGGTTGTGACAAAAGTTTGCCTGGAACAATGATGGCAATGGCTCGATTAAATATTCCATCAGTATTTGTATACGGCGGAACAATTAAGCCAGGAATGTTGGATGGAAAAGAACTCACAGTTGTAGATGTGTATGAAGCCGTAGGCGCTTATGATGCAGGAAAATTATCTCTTGAAGATTTAAAAAATATTGAAAATGTAGCATGTCCTAATGCAGGTTCATGTGGAGGTATGTTTACTGCAAACACCATGGCCTCAATTTCAGAAGCCATCGGTCTAGCACTACCAGGTAGTGCAAGTCCTCCTGCAGAAGACAATAGACGAAATAATGTTGTATACGATACAGGTGTTGCATGTGCTAAACTTTTAGAGATGAATATCAGACCAAAAGAAATCTTAACTTTTGAAGCTTTTGAAAATGCAATTATGATGTTAAATTCTGTTGGAGGTTCAACAAATGGAATATTACATTTACTTGCACTTGCTAATGAGGTAAATATTGATTTAACATATGATGATTTTGAAAGAATTAGAAAGAAAACACCTCATTTAGCAGATATGAAACCTGGAGGAAATTATGTTATGGAATCATTAGATAGAATTGGGGGCATACCATTTGTATTAAAAAAATTATTAGATAAAGGATTACTAAATGAAGATTGTATTACAGTTACAGGAAAAACAATTAAAGAAAATCTCAATTCTTTTAAATTTCCTAGTGCAGAACAAAATATTGTAAGAACAATTGAAAATCCTCTACACGAAGTTGGAACTGCGGTAATTCTTAAAGGATCTCTTGCCCCTGAGGGTGCAGTAATAAAAACAGCAGGAGTAGAAATGACAAAATTTACAGGAAATGCCAAAGTATACGACAGAGAGGAATTAGCATTTGATTCAGTATCCAAAGGAGAAATTGACGAAGGAGACGTAGTTGTGATTAGATATGAAGGACCAAAGGGAGGTCCAGGTATGAGAGAAATGTTAGCAACTACAGCTGCATTAGTAGGTCAGGGGTTAGGAAAGAAAGTAGCAATGGTAACAGATGGTAGATTCTCTGGAGGTACTCGAGGATTTATGGTTGGACATGTTGCACCTGAAGCATATGTTGGTGGACCAATTGCATTAGTCAAAAATGGAGATAAAATTACAATTGATACAGAAACTAACATTATTGATCTTCACGTATCTAATGAAGAACTAGAGAGTAGAAAAAAAGATTGGAAAAAACCTGAAGCAAATTACACTACAGGGGCACTAGCAAAATTTGCTACACTTGTTGGTTCTGCAGCTAATGGTGCAGTTACCTATGCAAATCCATAA
- a CDS encoding PepSY domain-containing protein — MISVKITALLVIMGLIATVGISPSYAYWDKTEYPAIQGTIPVETEEVNSSLAEITLVDAMTIAENEISDSKSMYGKLVSINGYLVYKIVVSNDDHDYKKILVDAGSGEVLYVTDSKKHDSNKKKRYNENRHDKKMKDYFKGMTPEQIAEKKKQFKEMGEAWKSLSIQDKASMIMHFMQMKLQWDMMSEEDKQKQKEEMKEKWKGLLTLTPEEKKQKLEEYAQSIKS; from the coding sequence TTGATTTCAGTAAAAATAACAGCATTACTTGTAATAATGGGATTAATTGCAACTGTAGGAATATCCCCATCTTATGCATATTGGGATAAAACAGAATATCCTGCAATTCAAGGTACAATTCCAGTTGAAACTGAAGAAGTCAATTCAAGTCTTGCTGAAATTACTTTAGTTGACGCAATGACAATTGCTGAAAATGAAATTTCAGATAGTAAAAGTATGTACGGAAAACTAGTATCAATTAACGGGTATTTAGTGTACAAAATTGTAGTGTCAAATGATGATCATGACTACAAAAAAATATTAGTTGATGCAGGAAGTGGAGAAGTTCTTTACGTAACAGATTCAAAGAAACATGATTCTAACAAAAAGAAAAGGTATAATGAAAATAGACATGATAAAAAAATGAAGGACTACTTTAAGGGAATGACCCCTGAACAAATAGCTGAAAAGAAAAAGCAATTTAAAGAAATGGGGGAAGCATGGAAATCACTATCAATTCAAGATAAAGCATCAATGATTATGCATTTTATGCAAATGAAGTTGCAATGGGATATGATGTCAGAAGAAGATAAACAAAAACAAAAAGAAGAAATGAAAGAAAAATGGAAAGGACTCCTAACACTTACACCAGAAGAGAAAAAGCAAAAACTTGAAGAGTATGCTCAATCAATTAAGTCATAA
- the trpB gene encoding tryptophan synthase subunit beta has protein sequence MKYPKNGKFGEFGGQYIPETLVPAIEELEENYLKFKNDKKFKQELDYYLKVYAGRPTPLYYAKNLSEKLGGGKIYLKREDLLHGGAHKINNTLGQALLAKKMNKKRIIAETGAGQHGVATAMACAALGMKAEVYMGYKDTIRQKQNVYRMNMLGSKVHPVKSGSKTLKDAINDAIRDWITNVESTYYLLGSAVGPHPYPVMVRDFQSVIGNEIKSQMKKINNKEPDTVIACVGGGSNAIGTFYPLVDTSAEIIGVEAAGMGLKSKLHSATLSAGSKGVLHGMMTYLLQDSEGQITETHSISAGLDYPGVGPEHAYYKDTKRVKYHSSTDKEVLDAFLILTQTEGIIPALESSHAISEAMKVAKKSKPSESIVVTLSGRGDKDVEEVQKYLDASKNN, from the coding sequence TTGAAATATCCTAAAAATGGTAAATTTGGAGAATTTGGTGGTCAGTATATACCTGAAACCTTGGTACCTGCAATAGAGGAATTAGAAGAAAACTATCTGAAATTTAAAAATGATAAAAAATTCAAACAAGAATTAGATTATTATCTAAAAGTATATGCTGGAAGACCAACTCCGCTATACTATGCAAAAAATTTATCTGAAAAATTAGGTGGTGGAAAAATCTATCTAAAAAGGGAAGATCTTTTACATGGAGGAGCTCATAAAATTAACAATACTTTAGGTCAGGCACTTTTGGCAAAAAAAATGAATAAGAAACGAATCATTGCTGAAACTGGTGCAGGTCAACATGGAGTTGCAACTGCAATGGCATGCGCTGCATTGGGAATGAAAGCTGAAGTGTATATGGGATACAAAGATACCATCAGACAAAAACAAAATGTCTATAGAATGAATATGTTGGGTTCTAAAGTTCATCCCGTAAAATCTGGTTCTAAGACATTAAAGGATGCAATTAATGATGCAATAAGAGATTGGATTACAAATGTTGAATCCACATACTATCTATTAGGATCCGCTGTTGGTCCACATCCTTATCCTGTCATGGTTAGAGATTTTCAAAGTGTTATTGGAAATGAAATTAAATCTCAGATGAAAAAAATCAATAATAAAGAACCTGATACTGTAATTGCATGTGTTGGTGGTGGTTCTAACGCAATAGGAACCTTTTATCCCCTTGTTGACACAAGTGCTGAAATTATCGGTGTTGAAGCTGCGGGTATGGGATTAAAATCAAAACTACATTCAGCCACCTTATCTGCAGGAAGTAAGGGTGTTTTACATGGAATGATGACATATTTGCTTCAAGATAGTGAGGGTCAAATTACAGAAACTCACAGTATTTCTGCTGGACTAGATTATCCTGGTGTTGGTCCAGAACACGCCTACTATAAAGACACAAAACGCGTAAAATATCACTCATCTACGGACAAAGAAGTTTTGGATGCATTTTTGATTTTAACTCAAACTGAAGGAATTATCCCTGCATTGGAATCATCTCATGCCATTTCTGAAGCTATGAAAGTTGCCAAAAAATCTAAACCTTCTGAATCTATAGTTGTAACCCTTTCAGGTAGGGGTGATAAGGACGTTGAAGAAGTTCAAAAATATTTAGATGCTTCTAAAAATAATTAA
- a CDS encoding GIY-YIG nuclease family protein has product MELLDDKMRVWLESAKFVKSISGIYVFYNRNKEPIFVGETENLEKTFTEFLDTDFNENECLKKTAFYQRIFTDNQKQEQLELINKIKNETGNYPSCNSEIEIQT; this is encoded by the coding sequence ATGGAATTACTTGATGATAAGATGAGAGTATGGTTAGAAAGTGCAAAATTCGTTAAATCAATTTCAGGAATTTATGTATTCTACAACAGAAACAAAGAACCAATATTTGTTGGTGAAACAGAAAATCTTGAAAAAACATTTACTGAATTTTTAGATACTGATTTTAATGAAAATGAATGTTTGAAAAAAACAGCATTTTATCAGAGAATATTTACAGATAATCAAAAACAAGAACAATTAGAATTAATTAATAAGATTAAAAATGAAACTGGGAATTATCCATCATGCAATTCAGAAATTGAAATACAAACATAA
- a CDS encoding HIT domain-containing protein — translation MACIFCDILSGKRDGHILYEDDSHLVFLDKYPIDDGHTLVIPKKHYERITDMDPEDVGKIFTLIPKIAKAVLLGSGADAFSLAQNNGKAAKQIIPHVHIHIIPRYNDKGTVWTKRQIPTDDVLSELAEKIKSAIT, via the coding sequence ATGGCATGTATTTTTTGTGATATTTTATCTGGAAAGCGTGATGGTCACATATTGTATGAAGATGATAGTCATTTGGTATTTTTAGACAAATATCCTATTGATGATGGTCATACTCTTGTAATTCCAAAAAAGCATTATGAAAGAATTACCGATATGGATCCTGAGGATGTAGGTAAAATTTTCACTTTGATTCCAAAAATTGCAAAAGCTGTTTTGTTAGGATCAGGTGCAGATGCATTTAGTTTAGCTCAAAACAATGGAAAGGCTGCAAAACAAATTATTCCACATGTACACATTCACATTATTCCAAGATATAATGACAAAGGTACTGTTTGGACTAAACGTCAAATTCCAACTGATGATGTATTGTCAGAATTAGCAGAAAAAATAAAATCTGCTATTACTTAG
- a CDS encoding anthranilate synthase component I family protein — MDTFGNAQAKVIPLDLSENQFQIYNKISRNYSHSFLFESLSGPEVLAETSVMGFDPKIIFKGYYDKVEIIENNETTTIETNDPFVELKKLLGKSDDQKYRYLGGAVGVVNYDSIRLVEDISKENNLSQPIMEFGIYDDGLLYDNVEKKLFYFYHDVNRFDQLIVSDDSFNKFSSTEVTPNMNKEKFSSIVNKAKQYIHDGDIFQVVLSRKFAFDTSGDNLTLYKTLRKLNPSPYMYHLKQDSKTIIGASPEMLVRITDDKVETFPIAGTRKITDNEEKNKALSEELIHDEKELAEHTMLVDLGRNDIGRVCKYGTVHPESLMQIKRFSHVQHIVSHVVGNLGSRNDMFDAFQAVFPAGTVSGAPKVRAMQIIDELEGEERGPYAGAVGYFSYNGCCDFAIAIRSIFIDGNKGFVQSGAGIVSDSVAENEFKETEHKAGAMLQALKEASN; from the coding sequence GTGGACACCTTTGGAAATGCACAAGCAAAAGTAATACCTCTAGATTTATCTGAAAACCAATTTCAAATTTACAATAAAATATCTCGAAATTATTCTCATTCGTTTCTCTTTGAATCTCTTTCTGGACCAGAGGTTTTAGCTGAAACATCTGTTATGGGATTTGATCCTAAAATTATTTTTAAAGGATATTATGATAAAGTGGAAATCATTGAAAATAATGAAACAACTACCATTGAAACTAATGATCCTTTTGTAGAATTAAAAAAGTTATTGGGTAAATCAGATGATCAAAAATATCGATATCTTGGTGGTGCAGTTGGAGTAGTCAATTATGACTCAATTAGATTAGTCGAAGATATTTCCAAAGAAAATAATTTATCTCAACCAATAATGGAATTTGGAATATATGATGACGGTCTGTTATATGATAACGTTGAAAAAAAATTATTTTATTTTTATCATGATGTAAATAGATTTGATCAATTAATTGTAAGTGATGATTCATTTAATAAATTTAGTTCTACTGAAGTTACTCCCAATATGAATAAAGAAAAATTTTCAAGTATTGTGAATAAAGCAAAACAGTATATTCATGATGGTGATATTTTTCAAGTAGTTTTATCTCGTAAATTTGCATTTGACACTAGTGGTGATAATCTAACATTATACAAAACATTAAGAAAATTAAATCCGTCTCCATACATGTATCACCTAAAGCAAGATTCAAAAACAATTATTGGTGCCTCTCCTGAAATGTTAGTTAGAATTACAGATGATAAAGTAGAAACTTTTCCAATTGCTGGAACTAGAAAAATTACTGATAATGAAGAAAAGAATAAGGCATTATCTGAAGAATTAATTCATGATGAAAAGGAGTTAGCAGAACATACCATGCTTGTTGATTTAGGACGTAATGATATTGGAAGAGTCTGTAAATATGGAACTGTTCATCCTGAATCTCTCATGCAAATTAAGCGATTCAGTCATGTCCAACATATTGTTAGTCATGTTGTTGGTAATTTGGGCTCAAGAAATGATATGTTTGATGCATTTCAGGCAGTATTTCCTGCTGGAACTGTATCTGGAGCACCAAAAGTTCGTGCAATGCAAATAATTGATGAATTAGAAGGAGAAGAACGAGGTCCATATGCTGGAGCAGTAGGTTATTTTTCATATAATGGATGCTGTGATTTTGCAATTGCAATACGAAGTATTTTCATTGATGGCAACAAAGGATTTGTACAATCCGGTGCTGGGATAGTTTCAGACTCTGTTGCAGAAAACGAATTTAAAGAAACTGAACATAAGGCAGGTGCGATGCTTCAAGCATTAAAGGAGGCCTCAAATTGA
- a CDS encoding anthranilate synthase component II, producing the protein MKFLIIDNYDSFVYNIAQYLGELGVDCDVFRNDKITISQIKQNNYDGIIISPGPGTPEDKKYFGICSDVIKDIGPKIPILGVCLGHQGIIDAFGGKVTNAGCVRHGKTSQVQHTDSELFKDVKNPFRATRYHSLVGDKTIIPDVLEVTATANDDGEIMAIRHKEFLIQGVQFHPESIMTEDGKKILGNFIRQVKEK; encoded by the coding sequence TTGAAATTCTTAATTATTGATAATTATGATTCATTTGTTTACAATATTGCTCAATATCTTGGGGAATTGGGTGTTGACTGTGATGTATTTAGAAATGATAAAATTACTATTTCACAAATTAAACAAAATAATTATGATGGAATAATAATTTCTCCAGGTCCTGGAACTCCAGAAGATAAAAAATATTTTGGAATATGTAGTGATGTAATCAAAGACATTGGTCCAAAAATTCCAATTTTAGGTGTTTGTCTTGGTCATCAGGGAATCATAGATGCATTTGGTGGTAAAGTTACAAACGCAGGTTGTGTACGACATGGAAAAACTAGTCAAGTACAACACACTGATTCAGAATTATTCAAAGATGTGAAAAACCCTTTCAGAGCTACAAGATATCATAGTTTAGTTGGTGATAAAACAATAATTCCTGATGTTTTAGAAGTTACAGCAACTGCAAATGATGATGGGGAGATAATGGCAATAAGACATAAAGAATTTTTAATTCAAGGAGTACAATTTCATCCTGAATCCATTATGACTGAAGACGGTAAAAAAATTCTAGGTAATTTTATCAGACAGGTTAAAGAAAAATGA
- the trpD gene encoding anthranilate phosphoribosyltransferase, which translates to MISDYIKKLEKKIDLTYDQMNEIMSEVLSGKTTDDENMGFLSNLSKKGETDDELLGMLDKMQELSLKITPENNGTIIDMCGTGGDNLQTFNISTTASFVVAAAGGIVAKHGNRSSSGISGSADIFEYFGYDLNAEPSGVAKILEDYKICFMFAQKFHPAMKNVSSARRQLGTRTAFNLLGPLSNPANVKNQLVGVFSDAFLTRLPQILKRKGVENIMAVRSNDGMDEFSTSSTNSVCILKNNVVTVNSIDPEFLGLHKSSLNDIKIQTKEDAIQSFVNVLNNSANQSMIETTALNAAGGLLVGNVVDSFEDGVELALNTISNGKAMNLLEKFVRNTGDIEKLKEIIDG; encoded by the coding sequence ATGATTTCAGATTATATTAAAAAATTAGAGAAAAAAATTGATCTTACATATGATCAAATGAATGAAATCATGTCTGAAGTATTATCTGGAAAAACTACCGATGATGAAAATATGGGATTCTTATCTAATCTGTCTAAAAAAGGCGAAACAGATGATGAATTACTGGGAATGCTTGATAAAATGCAAGAATTATCACTAAAAATTACGCCTGAAAACAATGGAACTATTATTGATATGTGTGGAACAGGAGGCGATAATTTACAAACTTTCAATATTTCTACTACTGCTTCTTTTGTGGTTGCTGCTGCTGGCGGTATTGTTGCAAAACATGGTAATAGATCCAGTTCAGGAATTTCTGGCAGTGCTGATATTTTTGAATATTTTGGATATGATCTAAATGCTGAACCATCTGGTGTGGCAAAAATTCTTGAAGATTACAAAATTTGTTTTATGTTTGCACAAAAATTTCATCCTGCAATGAAAAATGTTTCATCTGCTAGAAGACAATTGGGAACTAGAACTGCATTTAATTTACTAGGTCCATTATCAAATCCAGCCAATGTTAAAAATCAGTTAGTTGGTGTTTTCTCAGATGCCTTTCTTACTAGATTACCTCAAATTCTGAAAAGAAAAGGTGTAGAAAATATAATGGCTGTTAGATCAAATGATGGGATGGATGAATTTTCTACTAGTTCTACAAATTCTGTATGTATTTTAAAAAATAATGTTGTCACTGTTAACTCAATTGATCCTGAATTTCTTGGTCTACACAAATCTTCATTAAATGATATTAAAATTCAAACAAAAGAAGATGCAATTCAATCCTTTGTCAACGTCTTGAATAATTCTGCTAATCAATCTATGATTGAAACTACTGCATTAAATGCAGCTGGTGGTTTATTGGTAGGAAATGTTGTCGATAGTTTTGAGGATGGTGTTGAACTTGCATTAAACACTATTTCAAATGGAAAAGCGATGAATTTATTGGAGAAATTTGTGCGTAATACTGGAGATATTGAAAAATTAAAGGAGATTATAGATGGCTGA